The Cygnus atratus isolate AKBS03 ecotype Queensland, Australia chromosome 12, CAtr_DNAZoo_HiC_assembly, whole genome shotgun sequence genome has a segment encoding these proteins:
- the LDHD gene encoding probable D-lactate dehydrogenase, mitochondrial, producing the protein MALRRVLGLAEAVGRRGCCSKRPLPPGLLEALRDVAGSPNVSTAAAVCQQHGHDESMHRCAPPDAVVWPQDVAQVQELAALCHRHRVPMVPFGTGTGLEGGVNAVQGGVCFDLSRMAAISELSLEDFSVAVEPGVTRKALNSHLRGTGLWFPVDPGADASLCGMAATGASGTNAVRYGTMRPNVLNLRVVLPDGSLLHTAGPGRHARKSAAGYDLTSLFVGSEGTLGFLTQATLRLHPLPEAVAATVCSFPSVQAAVACTVQVLQAAVPVARIELLDEVMVGACSRYSRLELPEAATLFLELHGSQQGLAEQQQQAEELVRLHGGSIPAWARAQEEREQLWSARHSAWFAALALRPGCQGYSTDVCVPISRLPGVVVETQRDLRDSGLTGPMVGHVGDGNFHCILVFRPEDTDEAQRVHDFAERLGRRALAAGGTCTGEHGVGLGKRALLREELGPQGLDTMRRIKAALDPHHLMNPGKVL; encoded by the exons ATGGCCTTGCGGCGGGTGCTGGGGTTGGCGGAGGCTGTGGGGCGCCGCGGCTGCTGCAGCAAG CGCCCGCTTCCCCCCGGCTTGCTGGAGGCCCTGCGGGACGTGGCCGGCAGCCCCAACGTCTCCACAGCGGCGGCAGtgtgccagcagcacggccacgATGAATCCATGCACAG GTGCGCGCCCCCGGATGCCGTGGTGTGGCCCCAGGACGTGGCGCAGGTGCAGGAGCTGGCGGCGCTCTGCCACCGCCACCGCGTCCCCATGGTGCCCttcggcaccggcaccggcctGGAGGGCGGCGTCAATGCTGTGCAG GGCGGCGTCTGCTTCGACCTGAGCCGCATGGCCGCCATCTCGGAGCTGAGCCTCGAGGACTTCTCGGTGGCTGTGGAGCCCGGCGTCACCCGCAAGGCCCTCAACAGCCACCTGCGTGGCACCGGGCTCTGGTTCCCCGTCG ACCCCGGGGCGGACGCCTCGCTGTGCGGCATGGCGGCCACGGGCGCCTCGGGCACCAACGCCGTGCGCTACGGCACCATGCGGCCCAACGTGCTCAACCTGCGCGTGGTACTGCCGGATGGGAGCCTGCTGCACACCGCCGGCCCCGGGCGCCATGCCAG GAAAAGTGCAGCCGGCTACGACCTGACCTCGCTCTTCGTGGGCTCCGAGGGCACCCTGGGCTTCCTGACGCAGGCGACGCTGCGCCTGCACCCACTGCCTGAGGCCGTGGCCGCCACcgtctgctccttccccagtgTGCAGGCGGCCGTGGCCTGCActgtgcaggtgctgcaggcGGCCGTGCCCGTGGCGCGCATCG AGCTCCTGGACGAGGTGATGGTGGGTGCCTGCAGCCGCTacagcaggctggagctgccGGAGGCGGCCACGCTCTTCCTGGAGCTGCACGGCTCCCAGCAGGGCCTggcggagcagcagcagcaggcgg AGGAGCTGGTGCGGCTGCACGGCGGCTCCATCCCGGCCTGGGCGCGGGCGCAGGAGGAGCGTGAGCAGCTCTGGTCCGCACGCCACAGTGCCTGGTTCGCCGCCTTGGCCCTGCGGCCCGGCTGCCAG GGCTACTCCACCGACGTCTGCGTGCCCATCTCCCGCCTGCCTGGCGTCGTGGTGGAGACCCAGCGGGACCTGCGGGACTCCGGCCTCACCG GGCCCATGGTGGGACACGTGGGCGACGGCAACTTCCACTGCATCCTCGTCTTCCGCCCCGAGGACACAGACGAGGCCCAGCGCGTCCACGACTTCGCCGAGCGCCTGGGCAG GCGGGCGCTGGCGGCGGGCGGCACCTGCACCGGGGAGCACGGCGTGGGGCTGGGCAAGCGGGCGCTGCTGCGGGAGGAGCTGGGCCCCCAGGGGCTGGACACCATGCGCCGCATCAAGGCCGCGCTGGACCCCCACCACCTGATGAACCCCGGCAAGGTGCTGTGA
- the LOC118246450 gene encoding chymotrypsinogen A-like isoform X2, producing MALLWLLSCLALAGSAHCGVPAIAPVIRGYNRIVNGEPAVPGSWPWQVSLQRYGNFHFCGGSLISEQWVVTAAHCGVKTTDTVVLGEYDQEAASSDVQRLSIAKVFRNPSYSALTIRNDITLIKLATPAQLNSRVSPVCLPQATDDFPGGLTCVTTGWGLTDASADTTPAVLQQVALPLLTNAQCKQYWGFRIYDVMVCAGADGASSCMGDSGGPLVCQKNGAWTLVGIVSWGSSSCSTSVPGVYARVTELRSWIDSVLAAN from the exons ATGGCTCTCCTGtggctgctgagctgcctggcGCTGGCGGGCTCTGCCC ACTGCGGCGTGCCCGCCATCGCACCCGTCATCCGCGGCTACAACCGCATCGTCAACGGGGAGCCGGCGGTGCCTGGGTCCTGGCCCTGGCAGGTGTCCCTGCAG CGCTACGGCAACTTCCACTTCTGCGGCGGGTCCCTGATCAGCGAGCAGTGGGTGGTCACTGCTGCCCACTGCGGCGTCAA GACAACCGACACCGTGGTGCTGGGTGAGTACGACCAAGAGGCTGCCTCCAGTGACGTGCAGAGGCTGTCCATCGCCAAG gtctTCCGGAACCCCAGCTACAGCGCGCTGACCATCCGCAACGACATCACGCTGATCAAGCTGGCCACCCCGGCGCAGCTGAACTCCCGCGTGTCCCCCGTCTGCCTGCCCCAGGCCACCGATGACTTCCCTGGGGGCCTGACCTGCGTCACCACGGGCTGGGGGCTCACCGACGCCTCTG CTGACACGACGCCGGCGGTGCTGCAGCAAGTGGCCCTGCCCCTGCTCACCAACGCCCAGTGCAAGCAGTACTGGGGGTTCCGCATCTACGACGTGATGGTGTGCGCCGGCGCTGACGGAGCCTCCTCCTGCATG GGCGACTCCGGTGGCCCGCTGGTGTGCCAGAAGAACGGAGCCTGGACCCTGGTGGGCATCGTCTcgtggggcagcagcagctgctccaccTCCGTTCCTGGCGTCTATGCCCGTGTCACCGAGCTGCGCAGCTGGATCGACTCCGTGCTGGCGGCCAACTAA
- the LOC118246450 gene encoding chymotrypsinogen A-like isoform X1: MALLWLLSCLALAGSARAAFSVANCGVPAIAPVIRGYNRIVNGEPAVPGSWPWQVSLQRYGNFHFCGGSLISEQWVVTAAHCGVKTTDTVVLGEYDQEAASSDVQRLSIAKVFRNPSYSALTIRNDITLIKLATPAQLNSRVSPVCLPQATDDFPGGLTCVTTGWGLTDASADTTPAVLQQVALPLLTNAQCKQYWGFRIYDVMVCAGADGASSCMGDSGGPLVCQKNGAWTLVGIVSWGSSSCSTSVPGVYARVTELRSWIDSVLAAN, from the exons ATGGCTCTCCTGtggctgctgagctgcctggcGCTGGCGGGCTCTGCCCGCGCTGCCTTCTCCGTGGCAA ACTGCGGCGTGCCCGCCATCGCACCCGTCATCCGCGGCTACAACCGCATCGTCAACGGGGAGCCGGCGGTGCCTGGGTCCTGGCCCTGGCAGGTGTCCCTGCAG CGCTACGGCAACTTCCACTTCTGCGGCGGGTCCCTGATCAGCGAGCAGTGGGTGGTCACTGCTGCCCACTGCGGCGTCAA GACAACCGACACCGTGGTGCTGGGTGAGTACGACCAAGAGGCTGCCTCCAGTGACGTGCAGAGGCTGTCCATCGCCAAG gtctTCCGGAACCCCAGCTACAGCGCGCTGACCATCCGCAACGACATCACGCTGATCAAGCTGGCCACCCCGGCGCAGCTGAACTCCCGCGTGTCCCCCGTCTGCCTGCCCCAGGCCACCGATGACTTCCCTGGGGGCCTGACCTGCGTCACCACGGGCTGGGGGCTCACCGACGCCTCTG CTGACACGACGCCGGCGGTGCTGCAGCAAGTGGCCCTGCCCCTGCTCACCAACGCCCAGTGCAAGCAGTACTGGGGGTTCCGCATCTACGACGTGATGGTGTGCGCCGGCGCTGACGGAGCCTCCTCCTGCATG GGCGACTCCGGTGGCCCGCTGGTGTGCCAGAAGAACGGAGCCTGGACCCTGGTGGGCATCGTCTcgtggggcagcagcagctgctccaccTCCGTTCCTGGCGTCTATGCCCGTGTCACCGAGCTGCGCAGCTGGATCGACTCCGTGCTGGCGGCCAACTAA
- the LOC118246426 gene encoding chymotrypsinogen B-like isoform X1, whose amino-acid sequence MALLWLLSCLALAGSARAAFSVANCGVPAIAPVIHGYNRIVNGEPAVPGSWPWQVSLQRYGNFHFCGGSLISEQWVVTAAHCGVKTTDTVVLGEYDQEAASSDVQRLSIAKVFRNPSYSALTIRNDITLIKLATPAQLNSRVSPVCLPQATDDFPGGLTCVTTGWGLTDASADTTPAVLQQVALPLLTNAQCKQYWGFRIYDVMVCAGADGASSCMGDSGGPLVCQKNGAWNLVGIVSWGSSSCSTSVPTVYARVTELRSWIDSVLAAN is encoded by the exons ATGGCTCTCCTGtggctgctgagctgcctggcGCTGGCGGGCTCTGCCCGCGCTGCCTTCTCCGTGGCAA ACTGCGGCGTGCCCGCCATCGCACCCGTCATCCACGGCTACAACCGCATCGTCAACGGGGAGCCGGCGGTGCCCGGGTCCTGGCCCTGGCAGGTGTCCCTGCAG CGCTACGGCAACTTCCACTTCTGCGGCGGGTCCCTGATCAGCGAGCAGTGGGTGGTCACTGCTGCCCACTGCGGCGTCAA GACAACCGACACCGTGGTGCTGGGCGAGTACGACCAAGAGGCTGCCTCCAGTGACGTGCAGAGGCTGTCCATCGCCAAG gtctTCCGGAACCCCAGCTACAGCGCGCTGACCATCCGCAACGACATCACGCTGATCAAGCTGGCCACCCCGGCGCAGCTGAACTCCCGCGTGTCCCCCGTCTGCCTGCCCCAGGCCACCGATGACTTCCCCGGGGGCCTGACCTGCGTCACCACGGGCTGGGGGCTCACCGACGCCTCTG CTGACACGACGCCGGCGGTGCTGCAGCAAGTGGCCCTGCCCCTGCTCACCAACGCCCAGTGCAAGCAGTACTGGGGGTTCCGCATCTACGACGTGATGGTGTGCGCCGGCGCTGACGGAGCCTCCTCCTGCATG GGCGACTCCGGTGGCCCGCTGGTGTGCCAGAAGAACGGAGCCTGGAACCTGGTGGGCATCGTCTcgtggggcagcagcagctgctccaccTCCGTTCCCACTGTCTATGCCCGTGTCACCGAGCTGCGCAGCTGGATCGACTCCGTGCTGGCGGCCAACTAA
- the LOC118246426 gene encoding chymotrypsinogen B-like isoform X2, with protein sequence MALLWLLSCLALAGSAHCGVPAIAPVIHGYNRIVNGEPAVPGSWPWQVSLQRYGNFHFCGGSLISEQWVVTAAHCGVKTTDTVVLGEYDQEAASSDVQRLSIAKVFRNPSYSALTIRNDITLIKLATPAQLNSRVSPVCLPQATDDFPGGLTCVTTGWGLTDASADTTPAVLQQVALPLLTNAQCKQYWGFRIYDVMVCAGADGASSCMGDSGGPLVCQKNGAWNLVGIVSWGSSSCSTSVPTVYARVTELRSWIDSVLAAN encoded by the exons ATGGCTCTCCTGtggctgctgagctgcctggcGCTGGCGGGCTCTGCCC ACTGCGGCGTGCCCGCCATCGCACCCGTCATCCACGGCTACAACCGCATCGTCAACGGGGAGCCGGCGGTGCCCGGGTCCTGGCCCTGGCAGGTGTCCCTGCAG CGCTACGGCAACTTCCACTTCTGCGGCGGGTCCCTGATCAGCGAGCAGTGGGTGGTCACTGCTGCCCACTGCGGCGTCAA GACAACCGACACCGTGGTGCTGGGCGAGTACGACCAAGAGGCTGCCTCCAGTGACGTGCAGAGGCTGTCCATCGCCAAG gtctTCCGGAACCCCAGCTACAGCGCGCTGACCATCCGCAACGACATCACGCTGATCAAGCTGGCCACCCCGGCGCAGCTGAACTCCCGCGTGTCCCCCGTCTGCCTGCCCCAGGCCACCGATGACTTCCCCGGGGGCCTGACCTGCGTCACCACGGGCTGGGGGCTCACCGACGCCTCTG CTGACACGACGCCGGCGGTGCTGCAGCAAGTGGCCCTGCCCCTGCTCACCAACGCCCAGTGCAAGCAGTACTGGGGGTTCCGCATCTACGACGTGATGGTGTGCGCCGGCGCTGACGGAGCCTCCTCCTGCATG GGCGACTCCGGTGGCCCGCTGGTGTGCCAGAAGAACGGAGCCTGGAACCTGGTGGGCATCGTCTcgtggggcagcagcagctgctccaccTCCGTTCCCACTGTCTATGCCCGTGTCACCGAGCTGCGCAGCTGGATCGACTCCGTGCTGGCGGCCAACTAA